GAGTTCGTTTTGTCAAAGCAGAGGGGGAGACTTGCTTGCGTGATTACTCCCAAGACTTGGTCACCGTTGACCCACTTTGCTTCTGGGATGCTGTCGATCAATACATGTGGCCTAAAGTGCAGTTAGAACCTTTAGATTCCGTTGAAGAAAAAGATCAAGCTATGGAATGTCCTTCTTCTCAGCTGCAGTCAACTTCTATATCTTGTCAAGGTGAAAGCTCAACCCATATGGAGATTGACAGTCCTAACGCATCTCAGTTGCAGGTAATTTCTAATTTTAGCCTTGCGGAAGTAGCATCTCCAACATTCCTTTTACCTTCAGGTTTTGCTTTGATTAGGATGGATTCAAAAGTCTAGAATATGAGTTTAGAGGAATCAATTGTGTCTTAAATTTTTATTCTTAGCTGCACCACCATTCCACAAATAAGCAGTATTTTGAATTCAAGATGAGCATTAGGTAATGTTTCGATTGTTGGTTTACTTGAGAAGAAGTTGACTTACTTAGTATCTTTTCTTCTCCCCAAGCTTCTTTTGTTGGTTACTATACTATGTAAATTTATCTTTTGCGTCTTTGGACTTTTCGTGTGTGAAGGGATCTCAAGAGGAAGACCAAGAGCAGCTTCCAGATTCAGGGGAAGAGAATACTTCCTCATCTGAAGAGGAGGATGCGTTACCTGAGGAGGATGCGTTACCTAGACTTTTGTTTCGTCTAGAAGGGCTTGAACTAGACCGCTCTTTGACTGTATACCAGGCTATTCTCTTGCACAAACTAAAATCAGCAAGTGAAACTACCAACGATTCCAAGCTGAGTGGATCCCACACCATCACGTATGAAAGGGCCCCACAACTTGTAGAGTCTGATGAAAATCTGTTTCCTCCCGGATCTATGGACAATGACGAGTATCACCCGTTTTTATCCTTCTTGTTTGCTCAAAGACTTGGTTTGCGCCACAAAGCAACAAATCCTCCTGCGTACGACATATTGTTTCTGCTCAAGAGTCTGGAGGGCATGAACAGATTTCTCTTTCACCTGATTTGTCATGAACGGATAAATGCTTTTGGGGAAGGTAGGCTGGAGAATTTGGATGATCTGAGGGTGCAGGTTCGTCCTGTGCCGTATACTGAATTTGTTAGTAGTAAGCTAACAGAGAAGCTGGAGCAGCAGCTGCGTGATTCCTTTGCTGTGTCAACCTGCGGTCTACCACCGTGGTTTAATGATCTAATGGGTTCATGCCCTTTTCTGTTTAGTTTTGAAGTCAAGACCAAATACTTCCGGCTAGCAGCATTCGGTTCGCAGAAAGTCCATCATCATCCACAACACCTTAGCAGTGAAGGCCGCCCAGTAACTGGTAGTTTGCCTCGTAAAAAGTTCTTAGCTTGCCGTGAAAACATTCTAGAGTCTGCTTCAAAAATGATGGAGTTGCACGGAAACCAAAAGGTGGTCATTGAGGTTGAGTACAGTGAAGAAGTGGGTACTGGTCTTGGGCCAACGCTGGAGTTCTATACACTTGTCAGTAGAGCGTTTCAAAATCCAGACCTTGGCATGTGGAGGTGTGATCGTAGTTCCTTTGATGGAAAACCGAAGGAAGACTCAGGATTTTTGGTGGCTCCTTCAGGACTCTTTCCACGACCTTGGTCAGATACAGCAGCTGCTTTCCCAGATGTGCTGGAGAAATTTGTCCTCTTAGGGACAGTGGTAGCAAAGGCTTTGCATGATAGACGAGTCTTAGACCTTCCTTTCTCCAAAGCCTTCTATAAACTGATACTCGGACAGGTAAAACTGGGTTCTTCAAGCATCTCATTTTACATATAGATATCTCTTTCCCACTTTTGTAAAAATCTAACTAACTTTAATTATTGTAGGAGTTGAGTTCATTTGACATCCACTTCGTTGACCCTGAACTTTGTAAAACACTGGTGGAATTGCAAGCTCTGACACGTAGGAAAAAGGTTTTCTCAGAATCACAAACTGATGCCCGAGCAGCCAAGTGTGATTTGAGTTTCCGGGGAACAAATATTGAGGATCTTTGTCTTGAATTTGCCCTGCCTGGCTACACGGACTATGTTCTCACTTCTACTAATGATATGGTACGTTAATAATTTCAGTTTTGTGAACAAGTAGTCTCTTTCTTAAGTTCTCTGCACATTGTGGATTAATGTCGAGACTCTCCTTCTGGTTCTAGGTAAATATGGATAACCTCGAGGAATATATCAAGGCTATTGTCAATGCAACAGTATGTAACGGAATCCAAAAACAAGTGGAAGCATTTCGGTCTGGATTTAAAAAAGTACGTAGAGCCTTCTCTTTAGCTACTTTTTTTCTCTACAGGTTTTTAAGGTTGCTCGAGTCATTCCTTTTGCTATATACGTTTTCAGGTATtccctcttgaacatcttggGATATTTAATGAAGAAGAACTGGAAACTCTGTTGTGTGGAGAACGAGATCTCTTTAATGTAAGTAAACATTTTAGGTTCTACGGTTTACTTTAGTAACGTTTTTCATCAACTGAGAAACGAAGTCCTTCCTTTTGCAGATGAATGAAGTATTGGATCACGTCAAGTTTGATCATGGATATACTTCTAGCAGCCCACCAGTTGAAAATGTTAGTGGATCAAACTCAGACCAactcattttctttctttgttttatttttgttttatttccgCGGATCAAACTAAATGGTTCAGTTGTTTTGGTATTCCAGTTGTTGGAGATTCTGCATGAGTTTGACAAGGAGCAACAACGAGCCTTTCTGCAATTTGTAACAGGATGTCCTCGTCTACCTCCTGGGGGCTTGGCGTCTCTCAATCCCAAACTAACAATTGTCCGCAAGGTCCACTCTTGATTCAAAGCTTCTTTATTTTGCTCCTACGTTATATGTCATACtttttctctctgttttctcATCAGTCTTCTGTTTCATTTGTTGTTGCAACAGCATGGTAGCGATTCTTCAGAAACTGACTTGCCGAGTGTGATGACATGCGCTAATTATCTAAAGCTTCCACCTTACTCTTCCAAAGTGATATCTCtctcttcgtcttttgttaacCACTCTCTTTCTTACTCACAGTGGACAAAAGCCGGTCTCAGGAACGATCTCACTGTGTTTTGTTTCTTgtctgtttgtttgtttgtaggAAAAGATGAAGGAGAAGCTAATTTATGCAATAACTGAAGGGCAAGGTTCCTTCCATCTCTCTTAAATTAGCATCTTGTGAAAAAATTAGCAGAAGCGGTAGGAGGTGAGACAAGGAGCAGAGTGGACTGTTAGAAGAAAACAAGAGTACGctcttcttcttaacattgcttaaaagtttttttttttctaggattttgtACATAAGAATTTTAATCAATAGAAGTagaaatacattttaaaaagaaaactcttgatggaaaagggttgtatattaaaaaaaaatcacctcaAAGGTTTGACAAACTCttgattttgtatattattgGAGTAAACTAATCAGCAGAATCACATGTTACATAAAATTGCCAACAATTATTTTATCTTAGAAACcatacaaaaagaaattaaaatagtaATGCCACTGATATTAATGAAATCATTTCTTTGGCAATgcaataataaattttacaagCGACTTGGTGCCACCAAAAGTAGATGGGACGCCAAACACAATCCCTTTTGAGATAGACCCAATCCAACATGAACTGCCTTCAAATTTGTCATCGAACGCTAAACTCACATCAAGTACTCCAACATCTGTCTCCTCCCCTATATCGTTACCACAATCGCAATCGCTAATTTCATCACTCGTATGTATCTCAACCTTGGTACCATCACGTTCAGTAGTACTATTTTCATCACCACCTTGTTCCTTGACGAACAAGAAGAATACATTCGCCCTAGCTGTCTCTCGGTTAACAACGGTTTTTTTCATGCAGGCTAGTGACAATTTCGAGCATGTTTTAGCCAGGAAAACAAAGGGTTCACCGCGGTCGAGAACCGAGGCTGACCTAGACAGTTCAGTGAGGAAATTGATTCTTTTGTTTGATGGGAGGTAGAAGAGTGGTTTGAGTGTGGTCTTAGAATGAGCTAAAGAGCTTTGGATTTGAGCCCATTTGGTCAAGAAGTCTGTCTCAAGGAGGATATCAGCTAATAGGATGCTGCAGCTTATCCCAACTGAGTACCCACCATTCTCAAAGCTAGTCACctattaacaaaattaaaagaaaaacacctCATCATGACAAGTCCAAGAAACGTAGTTTTAATAACGGaaaattccataaaaatatCTCAACTAAATTTGTTAAGTTTTTTAATACCCAAATTTTTTCGCTACACAATTTTCACTATAATATAGGGCGTTTTTGACATACTAATCTCAGTTAATATAGATTTAAGTAAATAGTCAAAGATTAATTAACCTGAACATAGAACAATGGAGAGAATTGAGGATCAATTTCATCAATGTCTGTCCAGAAGACAGTCTCTGCTTCAGCTCTGCCTTTGTCTCTCTTCACCATTTCAAAAAACTCCAGCAAACTCGCCGGGAACCTAGCCTCAACCAGCCTAACGCCACAGTCATTAGCCACCACCTCCAGACCATCTTCATCCGCCGCTgttgtcttcctcctccaccGCAGTCTACCAGCAATCATCGGATGCGACGTCAAGGCTCTCCCTAGCGACTCCTTCATCCACCCGGCCACTAACCATCCTCTATCACCACTATCACCTGCATGCTTGTAATATGTGACTGTGTTTAATGTTCGCTGGAATATTCCTGCTCCCAAGGGATCTCCAGCAGATATGGAGCGGACTTTACGGTGCTTGGTGACTTCCACGGGCGGGACGGTCTGTATTCCAGCGATCATCGACTTTTGGAATTTAGCTTCCATATTTGGCTCTTATTTGTGAATTGGCTTTAGATCGTCCTTTGCTATATTTATAGGAACATAAAAAAGTTACTTGCATTAATTCAGactgtttacatatattttactttatccACAATAGAAAGTAT
The window above is part of the Brassica napus cultivar Da-Ae chromosome C3, Da-Ae, whole genome shotgun sequence genome. Proteins encoded here:
- the LOC106377071 gene encoding uncharacterized protein LOC106377071, encoding MEAKFQKSMIAGIQTVPPVEVTKHRKVRSISAGDPLGAGIFQRTLNTVTYYKHAGDSGDRGWLVAGWMKESLGRALTSHPMIAGRLRWRRKTTAADEDGLEVVANDCGVRLVEARFPASLLEFFEMVKRDKGRAEAETVFWTDIDEIDPQFSPLFYVQVTSFENGGYSVGISCSILLADILLETDFLTKWAQIQSSLAHSKTTLKPLFYLPSNKRINFLTELSRSASVLDRGEPFVFLAKTCSKLSLACMKKTVVNRETARANVFFLFVKEQGGDENSTTERDGTKVEIHTSDEISDCDCGNDIGEETDVGVLDVSLAFDDKFEGSSCWIGSISKGIVFGVPSTFGGTKSLVKFIIALPKK